The following DNA comes from cyanobiont of Ornithocercus magnificus.
GGCCCAGCTCAAACATTATTCCCTCTCAGAACAAAGGTTCAAAATCGAGTCATTGTTCAAGGAGATTGATGCTGTTGAAGATATTGAGACACTAAGATCAATTGCGAAGGAGATAGCTACATCGCGGGAGGCTCAGAAGACAGCGGTCTGTCAAGCAATACAGGAAATACGGTGTGAAATAGAGACACAATTTTAGCGGAGCGGTAATAATTGTCAAGCTTTAGCATTATAATTGTCTTATCCTCTAAATTTAAGGTTCCACCAGGTAATGCCCTAGTCTAGGCCAGATACCTTAAATCTAAACCACCTTGCTTTATGATACTACTAGGTCCTTGAGTAGTGACAATGCTCATACACTTATATTAATTGTCTGCAAAATACTATAACTATTGTCGACCCAAATCTCAGTCTACCAAAACCATAATATATAGGTGCCAGTTAGATTTTTGCTCAGCCAGTCGAGTTCGCTCATGATTTTCCTGCTATGATGTACCTTTCCAGGTGATGTAAGTTGAGCTTCTTTAAGGTAGGCTGAGTGTAAAGCTGCTCGTGAGTGATGTGGACCACCTATAAGGTTGATTTCACCTTTAGAACAGGAGCAGACTATGTCAGTATAAAATGCCTGCTAATCTTTGTGAATAGTTTCTCCCCTTATTTTAGACCCTAATCTCTAGAACAAATGCTTCAGTTCAGCAAATATCAAGGCCTCGGCAACGACTTCATTATTATTGATAATCGTCATGGTCAACTTCCGGCAGTTACCGTAAATCCCGACCCTATCTGGGTGCAACAGTTGTGTGACCGGCACTTTGGTATCGGAGCTGATGGGCTAATCTTGGCTCTTCCTGGCGGCTTAGACTTTGAACTAGAAATGCGCATATTTAATGCCGATGGTAGTGAGGCTGAGATGTGTGGCAATGGTATTCGTTGCCTAGCACAGTTTCTGGCAGATAGCTCTGGCGAGAACACCAGTTGTTGCTGGGTGGTCAAGACACTAGCAGGTTTAATCCGCCCCTCCGTACAGCCAAATGGCCAGATTCTTGTGGATATGGGTCTACCTTCACTAGAACCACAGCAAGTGCCTACCACGCTCAACCGTGGACCGGCTGGCCTGCCACAGGGTGAGCTTGTCATTCACGGCACTAAATTAAATATTGCGGTAGTTGGTATGGGTAATCCCCACGCAATTATCCCTGTCAATGATTTAGATAAAATTGATTTCGAACGCTGGGCGCACGCACTAGAGTCTCATCCTGTGTTTCCAGCACGAACAAATGTTCACTTCCTGAAAGTTCATGCCATCAATCGATTGCAAATCAGGGTCTGGGAACGAGGAGCTGGGCCTACCCTAGCTTGTGGTACGGGGGCATGTGCAACCTTAGTGGCTGCTGTGCTGCTTGGTCTAGCTACTAATAAAGCTGATGTTATGCTACCAGGAGGAATACTTAACGTTAGCTGGCCAGATCGTAACAGCTCTGTTCTGATGTCAGGTCCAGCAGTAGCGGTTTTTGATGGCCTCTTGACACCAGACCTGGTTTCTACAACTAGAGATGGTCTCACATCAAGGATTACTGCAACTGACAAAAACCTGTTGACTGGGGAACTTGCCAGATAGCGACTTAACAGCAGGTGTAAGGAACTACTCGCTTGACTAGGAACAAACACTATTGATGGAAATGCCTCTGGATCTTTATCTAGATGCTGCTGCTAGCGCGCCACCCACTTCTCGTGTAATAGCAGTAATGAGTGAGGTACAACGCAGCTGCTGGGGTAACCCCTCAAGTCTTCACATTCAAGGACTGCGAGCTGCTGAATGCCTAGAGAGAAGTCGACAAGCAATTGCCTATAGGCTTGGAGCTGAGCCGGATGAGCTGATATTCACTTCCGGGGCGACTGAGTCTGTACATTTGGCAATCCACGGCCTTGCAGCCAGCTTGCGACCTGGTCGGCTCGTAATCTCTGCAGTAGAGCATCCGGCAGTCGAAGCAGCAGCGAACAGCCTTCGCTCGTATGGATGGTCTATTGCACGCTGGCCAGTCGATGATGTTGGCCGTATTCAACTAGACTATCTTGGGGAGATGCTCGCGCCACCCACACGATTAGTCTCACTAATTTGGGGACAGAATGAGATTGGCACACTACAGCCTATAGAAATAGTTGGGCGCGCTTGTCGTGATCTTGGCTTGCCTATTCATACCGATGCTACTCAAGTGCTGTCGCAAGGTTTGCCAAACTGGCGCTCATTGCCGGTTGACTTACTAAGCGGATCAGGCCATAAACTTCGTGGACCGCATGGCATCGGCATATTGCTCCGGAGATGTGGAGATGGAGCACTTTTATGTCCAATTCAGGGCGGTGGTAGTCAAGAGAATGGCCTTCGTGCTGGTACGGAGCCGGTAGCTCTGGTAGCAGGGCTAGCAGAGGCTTTCCGCGATCTTCCCCATTGGTCAAGTGTAATCAATCCAATGGTCCCCTCAGCATTACGTGACTTACGGGATGATCTCCTTAGCTCTCTGCTGCAGATACCAGGATTGCGACTTAGTGGTGATCCAAGGTACCGACTTCCTCACCACATCTCAATTCTGGCTGGAACCCCGCGACACAAACCTGTTGATGGTCGTGCTGTTGTCCGTAAGCTGGCACGACAGGGTGTCTCAATTAGCAGCGGAAGTGCATGTAGCGCAGGTCATGCTACCGACAGCGCCATATTGACCGCTATAGGAATTGATCCAATCTGGCGACGTTCGGGACTACGTATCACACTTGGCCCTTGGCTAGAACAATCAGTACTTGATGGCTTACCAGACCTAATTGCCGAGGCAATAGCAGCGGCATCACCTCCTTGAATAAACCCAACACCCAACCATAAG
Coding sequences within:
- a CDS encoding diaminopimelate epimerase, with product MLQFSKYQGLGNDFIIIDNRHGQLPAVTVNPDPIWVQQLCDRHFGIGADGLILALPGGLDFELEMRIFNADGSEAEMCGNGIRCLAQFLADSSGENTSCCWVVKTLAGLIRPSVQPNGQILVDMGLPSLEPQQVPTTLNRGPAGLPQGELVIHGTKLNIAVVGMGNPHAIIPVNDLDKIDFERWAHALESHPVFPARTNVHFLKVHAINRLQIRVWERGAGPTLACGTGACATLVAAVLLGLATNKADVMLPGGILNVSWPDRNSSVLMSGPAVAVFDGLLTPDLVSTTRDGLTSRITATDKNLLTGELAR
- a CDS encoding cysteine desulfurase codes for the protein MEMPLDLYLDAAASAPPTSRVIAVMSEVQRSCWGNPSSLHIQGLRAAECLERSRQAIAYRLGAEPDELIFTSGATESVHLAIHGLAASLRPGRLVISAVEHPAVEAAANSLRSYGWSIARWPVDDVGRIQLDYLGEMLAPPTRLVSLIWGQNEIGTLQPIEIVGRACRDLGLPIHTDATQVLSQGLPNWRSLPVDLLSGSGHKLRGPHGIGILLRRCGDGALLCPIQGGGSQENGLRAGTEPVALVAGLAEAFRDLPHWSSVINPMVPSALRDLRDDLLSSLLQIPGLRLSGDPRYRLPHHISILAGTPRHKPVDGRAVVRKLARQGVSISSGSACSAGHATDSAILTAIGIDPIWRRSGLRITLGPWLEQSVLDGLPDLIAEAIAAASPP